In Pseudoalteromonas sp. NC201, a single window of DNA contains:
- a CDS encoding penicillin acylase family protein: MLTWIKRIVVVLLLLVLLGTATIYGLLALSLPALDGKGSATTIENTVTVARDAMGQAVVSADSRADASYGLGFAHGQDRFFQMDLLRRNAAGELSELFGSAAIGLDERMRFHQFRKRAELIVRSLPSAYRLTLERYTRGVNDGRAQSGFTSFEYLLLGSKPKPWQPEDSLLVIFSMYLDLQTANYERDEALIALKQQYGQGMLDFILQPSHHQAALDGSVITAPTAAIPILEPHLAQIQPQHIEDVPLYGSNNWAVTGALTKTGAAMLSDDMHLGLSVPSIWYRAQLNYQEQGKEVQVTGVSLPGAPAIVVGSNNHIAWGFTNGYLDAADWIELNSDTKTQQIAEEIMLPSGEVHTYQLEMSAFGPVKQLGDKKLALSWVAHQPYAVNLELIQLELFSEVGEATAHAKNVGIPIQNLVVVDSQGSAAWTPIGAIPARKFAHDTAVKQEEYESSWQNNESIRPVVQDPESGKLWTANARVVSVADNQRFGDGGYAPGARAAQIRDGLISKQVFTEADFYQLQLDNQAKFLTPWHERLVTLLQTQDPSSFDKDLKLLKDWQGCACADSVGYTLVKAYRNALIDTLYAPLEQYLQTQSLSLKSVKGYFEPGLWQLLTEQPNSWLGSYSNWNELELAAYQLAKQKLSERYGSNMAAWRWGDVNALKVQHPFSKQMPMLSGLLDMPTTQAFGDTFMPAVQGKSFGASQRFIAQPGHLENAILTVAGGQSGHPLSPFYRTGFNDYAGGGNTPLLPGKITHQIVISPK; encoded by the coding sequence ATGCTTACTTGGATTAAACGAATTGTTGTCGTACTGCTGTTGCTCGTATTACTAGGGACAGCGACCATCTATGGTCTGTTGGCATTGAGCTTGCCAGCACTCGATGGAAAAGGTAGTGCTACGACAATTGAAAATACCGTGACGGTAGCGCGAGATGCGATGGGACAAGCAGTGGTATCGGCGGACTCGCGAGCAGATGCGTCCTATGGTTTGGGCTTTGCGCACGGCCAAGACCGATTTTTTCAAATGGATTTATTACGTCGTAATGCTGCGGGTGAGTTGAGCGAGTTATTTGGTTCCGCTGCAATAGGTTTAGATGAAAGGATGCGATTTCATCAGTTTAGAAAGCGAGCTGAGTTAATTGTACGGTCCTTACCGAGTGCTTATCGATTAACTCTTGAGCGTTATACTCGTGGAGTGAATGATGGTCGAGCGCAATCTGGGTTCACCAGTTTTGAATATTTGCTATTGGGATCAAAACCTAAACCTTGGCAGCCAGAGGACAGCTTGCTAGTTATTTTCAGCATGTATCTAGATTTACAAACAGCCAACTATGAGCGTGATGAAGCCTTGATAGCCCTTAAGCAGCAATATGGTCAAGGTATGCTCGATTTCATTTTGCAGCCCAGCCACCATCAAGCCGCATTAGATGGTAGCGTAATAACGGCACCAACTGCCGCTATTCCAATCTTAGAGCCGCATCTGGCGCAAATTCAGCCCCAGCATATTGAAGATGTACCGTTATATGGCAGTAACAACTGGGCGGTAACCGGTGCGCTGACGAAAACAGGAGCGGCTATGCTATCGGACGATATGCATTTGGGTTTAAGCGTACCATCAATTTGGTATCGCGCGCAGCTAAACTATCAGGAACAGGGTAAAGAGGTACAAGTCACAGGCGTGTCGTTACCTGGCGCGCCTGCCATCGTTGTTGGTAGCAATAATCACATCGCATGGGGATTTACGAATGGCTATCTAGATGCTGCTGATTGGATAGAGCTTAATAGCGACACCAAAACACAGCAGATCGCTGAAGAGATTATGTTACCTAGCGGTGAGGTGCATACCTATCAGTTGGAAATGAGTGCGTTTGGCCCAGTAAAGCAGTTGGGTGATAAAAAGCTTGCGCTGAGTTGGGTTGCTCACCAGCCCTATGCAGTCAATCTAGAGCTCATTCAGCTTGAGCTGTTCTCTGAAGTTGGAGAAGCGACTGCACATGCCAAAAATGTGGGCATTCCAATTCAGAATTTGGTCGTGGTGGATAGTCAAGGTAGTGCAGCGTGGACGCCGATTGGCGCTATTCCTGCTCGCAAGTTTGCTCATGATACTGCGGTGAAGCAGGAAGAGTATGAATCCTCTTGGCAAAATAACGAGAGTATTCGCCCGGTGGTACAAGACCCTGAAAGCGGTAAGTTATGGACTGCAAACGCTCGAGTCGTGTCTGTCGCGGATAATCAACGCTTTGGTGATGGCGGTTATGCGCCAGGTGCACGCGCAGCACAAATTCGTGATGGCCTGATTAGTAAGCAAGTTTTCACCGAAGCAGATTTCTATCAGCTGCAACTAGATAACCAAGCGAAGTTTTTAACGCCTTGGCATGAGCGTTTAGTCACGCTATTGCAAACACAAGACCCAAGCTCCTTTGATAAAGACTTAAAGTTACTTAAAGACTGGCAGGGCTGCGCGTGTGCTGATTCAGTTGGCTACACTTTGGTGAAAGCTTATCGCAATGCCTTGATAGACACATTATATGCGCCGTTAGAGCAGTATTTACAAACGCAGAGCCTGTCGCTGAAGTCTGTTAAAGGTTATTTCGAACCCGGTCTTTGGCAGCTTTTAACTGAGCAGCCAAATAGCTGGCTTGGCAGCTATAGCAATTGGAATGAACTTGAGCTGGCGGCATATCAACTAGCCAAACAAAAACTCAGTGAACGCTATGGCAGTAATATGGCCGCTTGGCGTTGGGGAGATGTGAATGCACTTAAGGTGCAGCACCCATTCTCCAAACAAATGCCTATGCTAAGTGGATTGTTAGATATGCCAACCACACAAGCCTTTGGTGATACCTTTATGCCAGCAGTGCAAGGTAAGTCATTCGGTGCATCACAGCGCTTTATTGCACAACCTGGCCATTTAGAAAATGCGATTTTAACGGTTGCTGGTGGCCAAAGTGGACATCCGCTATCACCATTTTATCGTACGGGGTTTAATGACTATGCTGGAGGAGGTAACACCCCTTTGTTACCGGGCAAAATAACTCATCAGATCGTCATTTCACCTAAGTAA
- a CDS encoding GGDEF domain-containing protein: MTKYHPYSKPDQVEALKFALLRRVAAYCMWLHAGLIGVFWHLEVNILAWVNVGSVLMWYVGIKLIDASKPSIALRVFCLEVAVHATLVCAYLGMSLGFQYYLWTVSCLMLLDYQLRLRNAVIYSVVLITLFAVLELLFGDVAYQYRYQQLIPYVHFANVLICGIPMIYTISHIRKMTVQQRDKLEELAAHDPLTQMFNRRYARELITHAKENCISTHSPLCLVMADIDHFKKINDTFGHDKGDQILKSVAETIKAHIHPADIAVRWGGEEFLIVLAPCSSGEAMQRMEKLRRAVEATSFENEILKVTMSFGVANWDPSQTFEVVIQHADAALYDSKHSGRNRVTAAPILRVSEGVS, translated from the coding sequence TTGACTAAATACCACCCTTATAGCAAACCAGACCAAGTAGAAGCATTAAAATTTGCATTATTACGACGTGTGGCCGCGTATTGCATGTGGCTACACGCTGGCCTCATTGGTGTATTTTGGCATTTAGAGGTGAACATACTTGCTTGGGTCAACGTGGGTAGTGTGCTGATGTGGTACGTTGGCATTAAACTCATTGATGCGAGTAAGCCCTCTATTGCACTGCGGGTTTTCTGCCTTGAAGTCGCCGTCCATGCGACGCTGGTGTGTGCCTATCTCGGCATGTCACTCGGGTTTCAGTACTATCTCTGGACAGTGTCTTGCCTCATGTTGTTAGACTACCAACTCAGGTTACGCAATGCCGTGATTTATTCCGTTGTGTTGATCACGCTATTCGCAGTCTTAGAATTATTGTTTGGTGATGTTGCCTATCAATATCGCTATCAACAGTTAATTCCCTATGTCCATTTTGCCAATGTGCTCATATGTGGTATTCCAATGATCTACACAATCAGCCACATACGTAAAATGACGGTGCAACAAAGAGACAAATTAGAAGAACTCGCTGCACACGATCCGCTCACTCAAATGTTCAACCGTCGCTATGCGCGCGAATTAATCACCCATGCTAAAGAAAACTGTATCTCTACTCACTCTCCTTTATGTTTGGTGATGGCGGATATCGACCACTTTAAAAAAATCAATGACACCTTTGGCCATGACAAAGGAGATCAAATCTTAAAAAGCGTGGCCGAAACAATCAAAGCACATATTCACCCTGCAGACATTGCCGTTCGTTGGGGTGGTGAAGAATTTTTAATTGTGCTGGCGCCTTGCTCTAGTGGAGAGGCAATGCAGCGCATGGAAAAATTACGACGAGCCGTCGAAGCCACCAGTTTTGAAAACGAAATACTTAAAGTCACCATGAGTTTTGGCGTTGCAAATTGGGACCCTAGTCAAACTTTTGAGGTCGTCATTCAACATGCAGATGCTGCGCTTTACGACAGCAAACATTCAGGTCGAAACCGTGTTACCGCAGCACCGATTTTGCGTGTATCGGAGGGCGTAAGTTAA
- a CDS encoding carbon-nitrogen hydrolase family protein, whose protein sequence is MSVEKARITLCNLEKPDYDQVKSLMDEAYPDLGGAWPSHTIFRLIDQFPEGQIGVKDGERLVGIALSVQVDYQTFSNPHTYEDIVDAHSRIFSDSNADALYGLDVVIAKSHRGLRLGRRLYDARKELCRQYNLRAILAGGRIPLYKQFRGSMSPMEYINKVDHKELHDPILSFQLANDFQVKRLLKQYLPEDQDSEGYATLLEWNNILFEPTDTVIESKKTIVRVGAVQWQMRRVESVEELMKQVEYFVDTVSDYQSDFILFPEFFNAPLMGLGSYRNQTEAIRALATYTEQFRAAMSQMAIEYNANIITGSMPLLEGDKLYNVSYLCHRSGKVDEQRKIHITPHEDYDWVIKGGDKIEVFDTDAGRVGIQVCYDVEFPELSRIMAEKGLDILFVPFWTDTKNSYLRVRHCAQARAVENECYVVIAGSVGNLPQVESLDVQYAQSAVLTPSDFAFPHDAALNEATPNTEMLLFSDLDLDKLKILHSEGTVRNLRDRRKDLYSVELKQK, encoded by the coding sequence ATGTCTGTAGAAAAAGCGCGGATCACGCTATGTAACCTAGAAAAGCCTGACTACGATCAGGTTAAGTCATTAATGGATGAAGCCTACCCAGATCTCGGTGGAGCGTGGCCTAGTCATACGATATTTAGGTTGATTGACCAGTTTCCTGAGGGACAGATCGGTGTCAAAGACGGTGAGCGTCTCGTCGGTATCGCGCTGAGTGTTCAAGTTGACTATCAAACCTTTTCTAACCCGCATACCTATGAAGACATTGTTGACGCGCATAGCCGAATTTTTAGTGATAGTAATGCTGATGCGCTGTACGGGCTGGATGTAGTGATAGCCAAAAGCCATCGTGGTCTACGCCTTGGTCGGCGACTGTATGATGCCCGTAAAGAGCTTTGTCGTCAGTACAACTTGCGTGCGATTTTAGCAGGTGGCCGTATTCCGCTTTATAAGCAATTCCGTGGCAGTATGTCGCCGATGGAGTATATAAACAAAGTCGATCATAAAGAATTACACGACCCCATTCTAAGCTTCCAACTTGCCAACGACTTCCAAGTAAAGCGACTGCTTAAACAATATCTACCGGAAGATCAGGACTCCGAAGGCTATGCGACCCTACTTGAGTGGAATAACATTCTCTTCGAGCCCACCGATACCGTGATCGAAAGTAAGAAAACCATCGTCAGAGTGGGGGCTGTACAGTGGCAAATGCGCCGGGTGGAATCGGTAGAGGAGCTAATGAAACAAGTTGAGTATTTTGTGGACACGGTTTCGGATTACCAAAGTGACTTTATCCTGTTCCCTGAATTCTTTAACGCGCCACTAATGGGTCTCGGAAGCTATAGAAATCAGACCGAAGCTATTCGTGCGTTGGCGACGTATACCGAGCAGTTTAGAGCCGCTATGTCGCAAATGGCGATTGAGTACAATGCCAATATTATCACGGGCTCTATGCCGCTACTTGAGGGCGACAAGCTCTATAACGTCAGTTACTTGTGTCACCGCTCTGGCAAAGTGGATGAACAACGTAAAATTCATATCACCCCTCACGAAGACTACGATTGGGTTATCAAAGGCGGTGATAAAATTGAAGTGTTCGATACGGATGCGGGCCGAGTAGGGATCCAAGTATGCTACGACGTGGAGTTTCCAGAGTTATCACGGATCATGGCTGAAAAAGGGCTGGATATTTTGTTTGTACCATTTTGGACTGACACGAAAAACAGTTATTTAAGGGTGAGGCACTGTGCGCAAGCTCGTGCGGTTGAAAACGAATGCTACGTTGTTATCGCAGGAAGCGTTGGCAACTTGCCACAGGTAGAAAGCCTAGATGTGCAGTACGCGCAGTCAGCGGTGTTGACGCCATCGGATTTTGCTTTTCCTCATGATGCCGCGCTCAACGAAGCAACACCAAATACGGAAATGCTGTTATTTAGTGACTTAGACTTAGATAAACTCAAAATATTGCATAGTGAAGGAACGGTGCGTAATTTACGAGACCGAAGAAAAGACCTGTATTCTGTGGAGTTGAAACAAAAATAG
- a CDS encoding DMT family transporter: protein MAWVYLIMAGLFEIGWPVGLKMAQQADTRWLGIVIAVGFMALSGWMLWLAQKQIPLGTSYAVWTGIGAAGTFLVGIFFYGDPSSFMRYLGVLLIISGVVVLKLA from the coding sequence ATGGCGTGGGTTTATTTAATTATGGCTGGCCTGTTTGAAATAGGTTGGCCCGTTGGTCTGAAAATGGCGCAACAAGCCGATACTCGTTGGCTAGGCATAGTGATAGCCGTTGGTTTTATGGCCTTGAGCGGCTGGATGTTATGGTTGGCGCAAAAGCAAATTCCACTGGGTACCTCGTATGCGGTGTGGACGGGTATTGGCGCGGCAGGCACATTCTTAGTGGGTATCTTTTTCTACGGTGACCCAAGTAGTTTTATGCGCTACTTGGGTGTGTTACTTATCATCAGTGGGGTTGTGGTACTTAAGTTAGCATAA
- a CDS encoding DMT family transporter yields the protein MWILFTLLAAFSQAWRNAFQSKLSESASTASVTLARFILASPLAGLYLWSLYQITPAESLVINDDFLAFVLGASVMQIIATGLMVVLFKQNNYAIGAGLAKSEALVAAILGVLFFGSSLTLLGWFGVFIGAIAVLLLSGFSLRAFNGKTALVGLACGTSFALTSLWVREASIASGLPFPHSAAWVLLLVLVCQTVMLSMYLTIREPHSWRVLWQRRKLTLAISVSSCTGSIGWFSAMSLEHVAYVKTLGQIEVFFTLLISFLWLKAPVKKRDSMGLLLIAVAAILVMLT from the coding sequence ATGTGGATTTTGTTCACCTTACTAGCTGCTTTTTCTCAGGCTTGGCGAAATGCTTTTCAAAGCAAATTGAGTGAAAGCGCCTCCACAGCCAGCGTCACCTTAGCAAGATTTATTTTAGCCAGCCCACTTGCGGGCTTATATCTTTGGAGCCTTTATCAGATCACACCTGCAGAATCGCTCGTCATTAACGATGACTTTTTAGCCTTTGTGCTGGGGGCCAGTGTCATGCAGATCATCGCGACGGGGTTAATGGTGGTGCTGTTTAAGCAAAATAATTACGCCATAGGTGCTGGACTTGCGAAGAGTGAGGCACTCGTGGCGGCGATTTTGGGCGTACTCTTTTTTGGCTCGAGCTTAACTTTACTCGGTTGGTTTGGTGTCTTTATCGGTGCTATCGCGGTGTTGTTATTGAGCGGTTTTAGCCTGCGTGCTTTCAATGGTAAAACTGCACTAGTGGGACTTGCCTGTGGAACAAGCTTCGCGCTTACTTCTCTTTGGGTGCGTGAAGCCAGTATTGCATCGGGCCTACCTTTCCCCCACAGTGCAGCCTGGGTGTTATTGTTAGTGCTGGTTTGCCAAACTGTGATGTTGAGTATGTATTTGACGATACGCGAACCACACTCTTGGCGCGTGCTGTGGCAACGCCGCAAACTGACGCTGGCAATTAGTGTTAGCAGTTGCACCGGTTCTATAGGTTGGTTTAGCGCAATGAGCCTTGAGCATGTCGCCTACGTGAAAACACTCGGCCAAATCGAAGTGTTTTTCACTTTGCTTATCTCATTCTTGTGGCTCAAAGCGCCGGTAAAGAAGCGCGATTCAATGGGACTCTTACTCATCGCCGTCGCGGCTATTTTGGTTATGCTAACTTAA
- a CDS encoding MAPEG family protein has product MGILIICAILAILLPYFAKIPVAVAMNKEGGYDNKLPREQQKKLTGLGARALAAHQNCFESLAVFAVALAVAFGTQTYTSLVEWLAIGHIVARALYCVLYWANIDVLRSIVWALGLGCAIAIIVVCGL; this is encoded by the coding sequence GTGGGTATACTAATCATCTGTGCAATTCTTGCTATCTTACTACCTTATTTTGCCAAAATTCCTGTGGCAGTGGCGATGAACAAAGAAGGGGGCTATGACAACAAGCTCCCGCGTGAACAGCAAAAGAAGCTGACAGGGCTGGGGGCAAGAGCATTAGCCGCACATCAAAACTGTTTTGAGTCATTAGCTGTTTTTGCTGTCGCCTTAGCCGTTGCGTTTGGCACCCAAACCTACACTTCTCTAGTCGAATGGCTAGCCATAGGCCATATTGTCGCTCGAGCATTATATTGTGTGCTGTATTGGGCGAATATTGACGTGCTGCGCTCCATCGTATGGGCGCTAGGACTCGGCTGTGCTATCGCCATTATTGTGGTGTGTGGTTTATAG
- a CDS encoding pseudouridine synthase, giving the protein MSYPMRLAKYLSHCGVCSRRQASRLIDSARVTVNGRLANHIDHINLTDSIMVDGELVAPPQARRLFVYHKPVGIDCKVNPDDPASIYHVLPKSCRVYPIGRLDKDSRGLLLLTNDGALCQQLIHPDHHQEKEYEVQVDKPLDPGFCLKMAAGVPVKGQITLPCTVEQIAHDRFRIVLRQGLNRQIRRMAHHCGYRVIDLYRVRIANLALTQLEVNSAEVKEISAELIKLT; this is encoded by the coding sequence ATGTCCTATCCGATGCGTTTGGCTAAATATCTCAGCCACTGCGGTGTTTGCTCTAGGCGACAAGCGTCTCGCTTAATTGACAGCGCAAGAGTGACCGTAAATGGTCGCTTGGCCAATCACATAGATCACATCAATTTGACCGATTCCATTATGGTCGATGGTGAACTGGTCGCGCCCCCGCAAGCGAGAAGGCTCTTTGTTTACCATAAACCTGTTGGTATAGACTGCAAAGTGAATCCAGATGACCCAGCTAGTATCTATCATGTACTACCTAAATCGTGTCGTGTTTATCCAATAGGTCGGTTAGACAAAGACAGCCGGGGGTTACTACTACTCACCAACGATGGGGCACTGTGTCAGCAGTTAATCCACCCAGACCATCATCAAGAGAAAGAATATGAGGTGCAAGTCGACAAGCCTCTAGATCCAGGTTTTTGCCTTAAAATGGCAGCCGGCGTGCCAGTGAAGGGCCAAATAACCCTACCCTGTACCGTTGAACAAATCGCACATGACCGCTTTAGAATAGTGTTACGCCAAGGACTTAATCGCCAGATCAGAAGAATGGCACATCACTGTGGTTATCGGGTTATCGACTTATACCGAGTGCGTATCGCAAACTTAGCATTGACACAGCTAGAGGTTAACTCCGCTGAAGTGAAAGAGATTTCAGCAGAGTTAATTAAATTGACCTGA
- a CDS encoding DUF6482 family protein: MAIAFSKLKQHQPLQKVIVHSIDLALYQVSVLINNVEYYVTEENGEFLKAHNPLQIQKRLLDISYMEMVIRHQSAYDEMIGHPVSANDNTLEVPFGRNNLF; this comes from the coding sequence ATGGCCATTGCGTTTTCAAAGTTAAAACAACATCAGCCGCTGCAAAAGGTAATAGTGCATTCCATTGATTTAGCGCTTTATCAAGTCAGTGTGCTTATTAATAACGTGGAATATTATGTCACGGAAGAAAATGGTGAGTTTTTAAAAGCACATAACCCGCTGCAAATTCAAAAACGCCTGCTTGATATTAGCTACATGGAAATGGTGATTAGACATCAAAGTGCTTATGACGAGATGATAGGGCACCCAGTGTCAGCCAATGACAATACATTAGAAGTGCCCTTTGGTCGTAATAACCTCTTCTAA
- a CDS encoding dTDP-4-dehydrorhamnose reductase family protein translates to MSKVMITGATGLLGRALCQELSSTHEILGCGFSRAAAPLHKLDLADHNSVLDFLDSHSPEVLIHAAAERRPEHCERDQAATLALNVAATEFLAQACRERDIRFFFISTDYVFDGTSAPYVETDITNPVNFYGQTKQAAERAILADSALHTIVRVPVLYGEVKTLEESAVTVIAKQLLTNPASSHDHWAIRYPTHVNDIALTLKDVIAQPSLGGIIHISGNQAFTKYEMAQVMAQALQLPTQDLMPLSQPSDDATRPKNCALKDTRLINMGIAHQRDFATAVSEVLTNHK, encoded by the coding sequence ATGTCTAAAGTTATGATCACCGGCGCAACTGGTCTACTTGGCCGCGCGCTTTGCCAAGAGCTAAGTAGTACCCATGAAATTTTAGGATGTGGCTTCAGCCGAGCCGCCGCGCCACTTCACAAACTTGATTTGGCTGACCACAATTCGGTTTTAGACTTCTTAGATAGTCACAGCCCAGAAGTACTTATTCACGCAGCCGCAGAGCGCAGGCCTGAGCATTGTGAGCGAGACCAAGCGGCAACGCTTGCACTTAATGTTGCAGCAACCGAGTTCTTAGCCCAAGCCTGCCGCGAAAGAGATATTCGATTTTTCTTTATTAGTACTGACTATGTGTTTGACGGCACCTCAGCACCTTATGTTGAAACAGATATCACTAATCCTGTGAACTTCTACGGTCAAACTAAGCAAGCTGCGGAGCGTGCCATACTGGCAGACAGCGCACTACACACCATAGTGCGAGTGCCTGTATTATATGGCGAGGTAAAAACGCTGGAAGAATCTGCGGTAACCGTTATTGCCAAGCAGCTGTTGACCAACCCTGCTTCAAGTCACGATCATTGGGCCATTCGCTACCCAACCCATGTCAATGATATTGCGCTAACCCTCAAGGATGTTATCGCACAGCCTAGCCTTGGTGGAATTATTCATATCAGTGGCAATCAAGCATTCACTAAATATGAAATGGCGCAGGTCATGGCGCAGGCTTTGCAGCTACCGACGCAAGATCTCATGCCGCTGAGCCAACCGAGTGACGATGCAACAAGACCAAAAAATTGTGCTCTAAAAGACACTAGATTGATTAACATGGGGATCGCCCACCAACGCGATTTTGCAACCGCGGTGAGTGAAGTACTCACGAACCACAAATAA
- a CDS encoding peptide MFS transporter, with the protein MSSQDTTSDTGFFGHPKGLQTLFLTEMWERMSYYGMRAMLVLFMTATLQQEGLGFTVASAAAIYGLYTGSVYFLGLPGGWIADRLLGGQRAVWYGGIIIMCGHIILAIPSQFSFFVGLIFVASGTGLLKPNISAMVGQLYTDEDNRRDSGYAIYYMGINLGSVIGYAVCGYFMENVGWHWAFGAAAVGMAIGLVNYRLTDKHIATVGYAPTNPMTGSQSAKAWSAIVLVITAIAAITAAAFAGVFVINPVELAKYVAIAFTVTFFLYYGYIYFGGNLDADEKRRMWALFLVCVASTCFWSGFEQAGSSLNLFARDYTDRLVGSFSIPTAWFQSANAFFIIVLSPFFAALWINLAKRMITPTYSVKCAIGLIIMASGFIVMFFASQYAAQGLQVAPMWLITTYFLHTVGELCLSPVALSAVSKLSPKRFAGQMMGVFVLTYSIGNIFSGLLAGSFDPNNIEDLPNLYLQIALFTIGIGVFVGVLGLKTKHWEKQSEKPLTEQTA; encoded by the coding sequence ATGTCATCACAGGACACAACAAGTGATACAGGCTTTTTTGGTCATCCAAAAGGCCTGCAAACTCTGTTTCTCACCGAGATGTGGGAACGAATGAGTTATTATGGCATGCGCGCCATGTTAGTACTTTTCATGACAGCCACCTTACAGCAAGAAGGCCTTGGCTTCACCGTTGCCTCCGCCGCCGCAATATATGGCCTCTACACTGGTTCGGTTTATTTCTTAGGTCTACCGGGAGGTTGGATAGCAGACCGTTTATTAGGTGGTCAACGCGCGGTTTGGTACGGTGGTATCATCATCATGTGCGGCCACATCATTCTTGCCATCCCAAGTCAATTTTCCTTTTTTGTTGGTCTTATCTTTGTTGCCAGTGGCACCGGTTTATTAAAACCCAATATTAGCGCTATGGTTGGCCAGCTTTATACCGATGAAGATAACCGCCGTGACAGCGGCTACGCGATTTACTATATGGGGATTAACCTAGGGTCAGTGATCGGCTACGCGGTATGTGGCTACTTTATGGAAAATGTTGGTTGGCACTGGGCCTTTGGTGCAGCCGCGGTAGGCATGGCAATCGGCTTAGTCAATTATCGCCTAACAGACAAACACATCGCTACCGTTGGCTATGCGCCAACTAACCCAATGACGGGGAGTCAAAGTGCTAAAGCTTGGAGTGCGATTGTTTTAGTCATTACGGCTATTGCAGCAATAACGGCAGCGGCGTTTGCAGGTGTTTTTGTGATTAACCCAGTAGAACTCGCCAAATATGTCGCGATTGCTTTTACTGTCACATTCTTTTTGTATTACGGTTATATCTACTTTGGCGGTAATCTTGATGCCGATGAAAAGCGTCGGATGTGGGCACTCTTTTTGGTTTGCGTTGCTTCCACTTGTTTTTGGTCTGGTTTTGAACAAGCGGGCTCATCGCTTAATCTATTTGCCCGCGATTACACTGACAGATTAGTCGGCAGTTTTAGTATTCCAACCGCTTGGTTCCAATCAGCCAACGCTTTCTTCATTATCGTGTTATCTCCTTTCTTTGCTGCGCTATGGATTAACTTGGCTAAGCGCATGATCACGCCAACCTATAGCGTGAAATGTGCGATTGGTCTGATCATCATGGCGAGCGGATTTATTGTGATGTTTTTCGCTTCCCAATATGCAGCTCAAGGCCTACAAGTAGCACCGATGTGGTTGATCACCACTTACTTTTTGCACACCGTGGGTGAGCTTTGCTTAAGTCCTGTGGCATTAAGCGCAGTAAGTAAGTTATCTCCCAAACGTTTTGCAGGGCAAATGATGGGGGTTTTCGTACTGACTTACTCCATTGGTAATATCTTCTCGGGTCTACTCGCTGGTAGCTTTGATCCTAATAATATCGAAGACTTGCCCAACCTTTATCTGCAAATTGCATTATTTACGATCGGTATTGGTGTATTTGTCGGTGTGCTTGGTCTTAAAACCAAGCATTGGGAAAAACAATCTGAAAAGCCACTGACAGAACAAACGGCTTAA
- a CDS encoding HAD-IA family hydrolase — protein sequence MRFNKPISDIAAISFDLDDTLYDNRPIIIAAVNAMTAHLDTIPEWQAKGRSFWSQCRNETLKQNSALAEDVTKWRQVALEWGFTALGFDTATSRQHALRAYQAFADARSNITVSDAVISLLAQLRSQYHIIAITNGNVEIDKFNLRDSFDLVLRAGIDGRAKPHPELYQLACQHFNLKPHQLLHVGDSLDTDVQGAHRAGCPSVWLRNHFTPYQYKGLANVEIDDIQMLKKMM from the coding sequence ATGAGATTCAATAAGCCCATTTCAGACATTGCCGCCATCAGTTTTGATTTAGACGATACACTATACGACAACAGGCCTATTATCATTGCGGCCGTTAACGCCATGACAGCGCACCTGGATACTATTCCCGAGTGGCAAGCGAAAGGGCGATCATTCTGGTCTCAATGTCGAAACGAAACGCTCAAACAAAACAGTGCGCTTGCAGAAGATGTGACAAAGTGGCGTCAAGTGGCACTTGAATGGGGCTTCACGGCACTGGGCTTTGATACCGCAACAAGTAGACAGCACGCACTACGTGCCTACCAAGCCTTTGCCGATGCCCGCAGTAATATCACGGTCAGCGACGCCGTCATCAGCCTGCTTGCTCAGTTACGCAGTCAATATCACATTATTGCTATCACTAATGGTAATGTCGAGATAGATAAATTTAATCTTCGCGATAGTTTTGACTTAGTGCTTCGCGCCGGAATTGATGGCCGCGCCAAGCCTCACCCTGAGCTTTATCAGCTTGCCTGTCAACATTTTAACCTTAAACCACATCAACTTTTACATGTCGGCGATAGCTTGGATACCGATGTACAAGGAGCGCACCGTGCTGGCTGCCCTAGTGTTTGGCTTCGCAACCACTTTACACCATACCAGTACAAAGGATTAGCCAATGTGGAAATCGATGACATACAAATGTTAAAAAAGATGATGTAA